The proteins below come from a single Rhodohalobacter sp. SW132 genomic window:
- a CDS encoding sugar nucleotidyltransferase has translation MKLIIPMAGRGTRVRPHSHTTPKPLLPVVGTMIVERIVETFARTLDKKIDEIVYILGPDFSQDIKDRLTEMSKRHDAKASFGVQEKAEGTAHAVSCAGDHLNGEIIIVFADTIFDTKETVSVEGADSVIWLKEVEDPSRFGVAVHEGDKITDFVEKPSEPISNLAIIGVYYFSEGQKLMKEIQYLIDNDVRGHGGEFQLTDALDRLLKNGNVFKKATVDEWLDCGTLPAWLDTTGEIMKKEDHSYKEYENTTIHPPVYFGEGVEISGSEIGPNVTVEAGTTIKNSTLKNSIIQSNANLDGCDLNRSTIGNHADASGAKGEIHIGDHSILKQ, from the coding sequence ATGAAATTAATTATCCCCATGGCAGGACGAGGCACGAGAGTGCGTCCACATTCTCATACAACTCCCAAGCCGCTTCTTCCGGTAGTCGGCACAATGATTGTTGAGCGGATTGTAGAGACATTTGCACGCACGCTTGACAAAAAAATCGATGAGATTGTATACATTCTCGGTCCGGATTTTAGCCAGGATATCAAAGATCGCCTTACAGAAATGAGTAAACGGCACGATGCAAAAGCGTCATTTGGTGTTCAGGAAAAAGCTGAAGGTACCGCACACGCCGTTTCCTGTGCCGGTGATCACCTGAACGGGGAGATTATCATCGTTTTTGCAGATACCATTTTCGATACAAAAGAAACCGTATCCGTTGAAGGAGCAGACAGCGTAATCTGGCTGAAAGAAGTTGAAGATCCATCCAGGTTTGGTGTGGCCGTTCATGAAGGTGATAAAATCACTGATTTTGTGGAAAAACCGAGCGAACCGATTTCCAACCTTGCCATTATCGGTGTGTATTATTTCAGCGAAGGACAGAAACTGATGAAAGAGATTCAGTACCTGATTGATAACGATGTGCGCGGACACGGCGGTGAATTTCAGCTTACCGATGCGCTCGACCGTCTCCTGAAAAATGGGAATGTGTTCAAGAAAGCAACTGTTGATGAATGGCTCGATTGCGGAACCCTGCCGGCTTGGCTGGATACTACGGGTGAGATCATGAAAAAAGAGGATCATTCCTACAAGGAATATGAAAATACCACAATCCATCCGCCGGTATATTTTGGAGAAGGCGTGGAAATCAGCGGAAGTGAAATTGGTCCGAACGTGACGGTTGAAGCCGGAACAACGATCAAAAACAGCACGCTTAAAAACTCAATTATTCAGAGCAATGCAAACCTTGATGGTTGCGATCTCAATCGCTCAACGATTGGGAACCACGCAGATGCGAGCGGCGCCAAAGGGGAGATCCATATCGGCGATCACTCCATTCTGAAGCAGTAG
- the hemL gene encoding glutamate-1-semialdehyde 2,1-aminomutase, whose product MLLKSEYLYERAKKFIPGGVNSPARAFKSVGGVPVFFKKAKGSIITDEDGNEYIDYVGSWGPMILGHAYSPVVKAVQDAAFNSTSFGAPTITEIEMAELVQQMVPNVDKVRMVNSGTEACMSAIRIARGYTGRDKIIKFEGNYHGHADSFLIKAGSGALTLGEPSSPGVTEGTAKDTLNADYNDLESVEKLLKENKDNVAAIILEPVAGNMGCIQPAPGFLEGLRKLCDEHGSVLIFDEVMTGFRLSRGGAQERYDVWADLITYGKIIGAGLPVGAYGGKREIMDMVSPDGPVYQAGTLSGNPLAMSAGKTLLSTLDRHPEYYIELEEKTGYLKKGLREVLLKHKITHTINQVGSMISIFFTDQMVTNFKTANTTDKEFFGKFYHQMLERGIYLPPSPFESWFLSTSLSYSMLDKTIAAADKSLDAIAGHS is encoded by the coding sequence ATGCTTCTAAAAAGCGAATACCTGTACGAGAGAGCCAAAAAATTCATTCCCGGTGGTGTTAACTCTCCGGCCCGGGCATTTAAATCTGTAGGCGGAGTTCCGGTTTTTTTTAAGAAAGCGAAAGGTTCGATCATCACCGACGAGGATGGAAATGAATATATCGATTACGTAGGCTCGTGGGGACCGATGATCCTCGGCCACGCCTACTCTCCCGTTGTGAAAGCCGTACAGGATGCCGCTTTTAATTCAACATCATTCGGCGCTCCAACCATCACTGAAATTGAGATGGCCGAACTGGTGCAGCAAATGGTTCCTAATGTGGATAAAGTCCGCATGGTAAACTCCGGCACCGAAGCGTGCATGAGCGCCATCCGGATCGCACGAGGTTATACGGGCAGAGATAAAATTATTAAGTTCGAGGGAAACTATCATGGACATGCTGATTCGTTTCTAATCAAAGCGGGTAGTGGTGCACTTACCCTGGGTGAGCCGAGCAGCCCCGGCGTGACGGAAGGAACCGCTAAGGATACTCTTAACGCGGATTACAATGACCTTGAGAGTGTAGAGAAACTTCTCAAAGAGAATAAAGACAATGTTGCAGCAATCATTCTCGAGCCGGTTGCCGGTAACATGGGTTGCATCCAACCCGCGCCCGGTTTTCTTGAAGGGCTGCGAAAATTGTGCGATGAGCACGGTAGTGTATTGATTTTTGATGAAGTGATGACCGGATTCCGGCTTTCTCGCGGTGGCGCCCAGGAGCGATACGACGTCTGGGCCGACCTGATCACATACGGTAAAATCATCGGTGCCGGACTCCCCGTTGGCGCATATGGCGGTAAGCGTGAAATTATGGATATGGTTTCACCTGACGGCCCCGTTTACCAGGCGGGTACGCTGTCCGGAAATCCTCTCGCGATGAGTGCCGGAAAAACATTGCTGTCCACACTCGACAGGCATCCGGAATATTACATAGAGCTCGAAGAGAAAACCGGGTATCTCAAAAAAGGATTACGTGAAGTTCTGCTGAAACACAAAATTACACACACCATCAACCAGGTGGGATCGATGATAAGTATTTTCTTTACCGATCAGATGGTTACGAACTTCAAGACCGCCAATACAACCGATAAAGAATTCTTTGGCAAATTTTATCACCAGATGCTGGAGCGCGGAATCTACTTGCCGCCCTCACCATTTGAGAGCTGGTTCCTGTCTACTTCTTTATCCTATTCGATGTTAGACAAAACTATTGCGGCGGCGGATAAGTCGTTAGATGCAATAGCAGGGCATTCATAA
- the hemB gene encoding porphobilinogen synthase: protein MSHSQFPYSRPRRLRASENIRRMVSEHSLSANDFIAPLFVMEGEKGKEEITSMPGQFRFTLDLLLKEIDEIQSLGIPSVLLFAKVPDDKKDNKGTEALNPDGLMQVAVRAIKKEFPDLVVMTDVAMDPYSSYGHDGIVEDGQILNDESAELLAKMAVSHAEAGADFAAPSDMMDGRIMLMREALDEMGYHNTGIMAYSAKYASSYYGPFRDALDSAPGFGDKKTYQMDPSNVTEAVKEAISDEQEGADIVMVKPGLPYLDVVRAVKESVHVPVSVYNVSGEYAMIKAAAEKGWLNEEQAMMEALIAFKRAGADLIATYFAKDAARFLRS from the coding sequence ATGAGTCACTCTCAGTTTCCTTACTCACGTCCCCGGCGGCTTCGCGCATCTGAAAATATACGGCGGATGGTGTCGGAGCACAGCCTGTCGGCCAATGACTTTATCGCACCGCTTTTTGTGATGGAGGGGGAGAAGGGAAAAGAAGAGATCACATCCATGCCGGGGCAATTTCGTTTTACGCTTGATCTTCTTCTGAAGGAGATTGATGAAATTCAGAGCCTTGGAATTCCATCTGTGCTGCTGTTTGCGAAAGTTCCTGATGACAAAAAAGATAACAAAGGAACCGAAGCGCTCAATCCAGATGGGTTGATGCAGGTTGCGGTAAGGGCGATCAAAAAGGAATTCCCGGATCTTGTGGTGATGACCGATGTGGCGATGGATCCCTACAGCAGCTACGGACATGACGGAATTGTGGAAGATGGACAGATATTGAATGACGAAAGTGCGGAGCTGCTTGCCAAAATGGCGGTCAGCCATGCAGAGGCAGGGGCCGATTTTGCAGCCCCCTCAGATATGATGGACGGTCGCATTATGTTGATGCGTGAAGCTCTCGATGAGATGGGATATCACAACACAGGCATCATGGCGTACAGTGCAAAATATGCTTCAAGCTACTACGGACCGTTTCGCGATGCACTCGACTCCGCTCCCGGTTTCGGGGATAAAAAAACGTACCAGATGGATCCGTCAAACGTCACTGAAGCAGTAAAAGAGGCGATTTCTGATGAGCAGGAAGGTGCTGATATTGTAATGGTAAAACCCGGCTTGCCCTACCTTGATGTCGTTCGTGCAGTGAAAGAATCGGTGCATGTTCCGGTTTCGGTTTACAATGTCTCCGGAGAATATGCGATGATTAAAGCGGCTGCAGAAAAAGGTTGGCTGAACGAAGAGCAGGCAATGATGGAAGCACTAATTGCGTTTAAACGTGCCGGCGCTGATCTTATCGCAACCTATTTCGCAAAAGATGCGGCACGGTTTTTGAGGTCATAA
- the htpX gene encoding protease HtpX produces the protein MKRILLFLATNFAILIVASITMSLLGVGSFLDESGTNLNLQALLVFCLVFGMGISLVSLLLSKKIAKWTTKVQIIKEPRSDREQWLMRTVEEQARAAGIGMPEVGIFPAQQANAFATGANRNKALVAVSEGMMQRFDREEIRAVMGHEIGHVANGDMITLALIQGVVNAFVMFLARIVGFAVDRMILKNEQGLGIGYFITTIVAEIVLAFLASMIVFWFSRRREFVADEAGARLGSRNGMIAALQRLQKESQVPNQLPDSMQAFGITSGKKKGIKALFTTHPPLEDRIAALNNMTD, from the coding sequence ATGAAAAGAATACTTCTGTTTTTAGCCACTAACTTCGCAATACTCATTGTTGCAAGTATTACGATGTCCCTCCTTGGAGTTGGATCCTTTCTTGACGAAAGCGGTACAAATCTGAACCTTCAGGCTCTGCTTGTTTTCTGCCTTGTTTTTGGTATGGGTATCTCTCTTGTATCACTCCTTCTATCCAAAAAAATTGCAAAATGGACGACCAAGGTTCAGATTATCAAGGAGCCCAGATCAGACCGGGAGCAGTGGCTGATGCGCACGGTTGAAGAACAAGCTCGCGCAGCTGGAATCGGGATGCCGGAAGTTGGAATTTTCCCTGCTCAGCAGGCAAACGCTTTTGCCACTGGTGCAAACCGGAATAAAGCACTTGTAGCGGTTAGTGAAGGGATGATGCAGCGGTTTGACCGCGAAGAGATCCGTGCGGTAATGGGACACGAAATTGGTCACGTTGCCAACGGCGATATGATTACACTGGCTCTCATCCAGGGCGTTGTGAACGCATTTGTGATGTTCCTGGCTCGGATTGTTGGATTTGCCGTTGACCGCATGATCCTTAAAAATGAGCAGGGGCTTGGAATTGGTTACTTCATCACAACAATTGTTGCAGAGATTGTACTTGCCTTCCTCGCCTCCATGATCGTATTCTGGTTTTCACGCCGCCGTGAATTTGTGGCCGATGAAGCCGGTGCCAGACTTGGCAGCCGCAACGGCATGATTGCCGCACTGCAGAGACTGCAAAAAGAGTCGCAGGTACCCAACCAGCTGCCCGATTCCATGCAGGCATTTGGAATTACCAGTGGAAAGAAAAAAGGCATTAAAGCACTTTTCACCACACATCCGCCTCTGGAAGATCGTATCGCAGCACTGAATAACATGACAGATTAA